In Aedes albopictus strain Foshan chromosome 3, AalbF5, whole genome shotgun sequence, the following are encoded in one genomic region:
- the LOC134290538 gene encoding uncharacterized protein LOC134290538: MEEYFQLGHMRKVKSATVSSNHCYLPHHPVVKETSTTTKVRVVFNASSKTSTRVTLNDALLVGPIIRDDLRSIIMRSRTKQVMLVADVEKMFRQIWVDEEDRTLQSILWRSSPEEESSTFELNTVTYGTKPAPFLATRLLK, from the coding sequence ATGGAAGAATATTTCCAGCTTGGCCACATGAGGAAGGTCAAGAGCGCCACCGTTTCATCGAATCACTGCTATCTACCCCACCATCCAGTTGTGAAGGAAACCAGTACCACAACCAAGGTTCGCGTTGTCTTCAATGCTTCCAGTAAAACTTCTACCAGGGTGACGTTGAACGATGCGCTGTTGGTTGGGCCGATCATCCGAGATGATCTTCGTTCTATAATCATGAGGAGTCGGACCAAACAGGTGATGTTGGTAGCGGATGTTGAGAAAATGTTCCGCCAAATCTGGGTCGATGAGGAGGACCGAACACTGCAGTCCATCTTATGGCGATCGTCACCGGAGGAGGAAAGCAGCACCTTCGAGCTAAACACCGTCACGTATGGCACGAAACCGGCACCATTCCTAGCAACAAGACTTCTGAAAtaa